GAGATGCGGCGACGCTCGAGGTCGATGTCGATGACCTTCACGAAGACGTCGTCGCCGACCTGGACGACCTGCTCCGGGATCTCGACGTGGCGCACGGCCAGCTCCGAGATGTGGACCAGGCCCTCGATGCCGTCCTCGACGCGCACGAACGCACCGAACGGGACGAGCTTCGTGACCTTGCCGGGGACGACCTGGCCGATGGCGTGCGTCCGGGCGAACGCCTGCCACGGGTCCTCCTGCGTCGCCTTGAGCGACAGCGAGACCCGCTCGCGGTCGAAGTCGACGTCCAGGACCTCGACCGTGACCTCCTGGCCGACCTCGACGACCTCGGACGGGTGGTCGATGTGCTTCCAGGACAGCTCGGAGACGTGCACGAGCCCGTCGACGCCGCCGAGGTCCACGAACGCACCGAAGTTGACGATCGAGGAGACGACGCCGGGGCGCACCTGGCCCTTCTGCAGCGTCTGCAGGAAGGTGGAGCGGACCTCGGACTGCGTCTGCTCGAGCCAGGCACGGCGCGACAGGACGACGTTGTTGCGGTTCTTGTCGAGCTCGATGATCTTGGCCTCGATCTCCTTGCCGACGTACGGCTGGAGGTCGCGGACACGACGCATCTCGACGAGCGAGGCGGGGAGGAAGCCGCGCAGACCGATGTCGAGGATGAGGCCACCCTTGACGACCTCGATGACGGTGCCGGTGACGACGCCGTCCTCCTCCTTGATCTTCTCGATCGTGCCCCACGCGCGCTCGTACTGCGCCCGCTTCTTGGACAGGATCAGCCGGCCTTCCTTGTCCTCCTTCTGGAGGACCAGGGCCTCGACCTCGTCGCCGACCTTGACGACCTCACCGGGGTCCACGTCGTGCTTGATGGACAGCTCGCGGGAGGGGATGACGCCCTCGGTCTTGTAGCCGATGTCGAGCAGGACCTCGTCGCGGTCGACCTTGACGATGGTGCCCTCGACGATGTCGCCATCGTTGAAGTACTTGATGGTGGCGTCGATGGCGGCGAGGAAGTCCTCGGCCGAACCGATGTCGTTGACCGCGACCTGCGGGGTGGCGGGCTTCGCGGGGGTGGAGATGCTCATGTAGGGATGGGCTCCGTTGCGGACAGGAAGTTGTGCGGACAGGATGTCGGTGCTGGTCACCGGCCCCGCGAGGGGCGATCTCCACCGCCGGGACGGGATCCCGGGGCAGGAGGTCGGACCTGGAGGAAGGCGCGCGGCACCGCCGTCCACCCTATCGGGGTGTCTGCGGGCAGGTCAAAGCGGGTCCGGGCCCACGACCAGGGCGTCGCGGGCCGGCCCCGTGACCGTCAGGCGAGCGCCCGCGCGACCGCCAGCAGCTCGTCGGGCACGCGCTTGACCTTGCCGGCGACCTCGCTCAGCGGCACGAGCTCGACGCACTCCCCGTGCAGCGCGGTCATCACGTCCGTCTTCCCCTGCGAGATCGCGTCGATCGCCGCGACGCCGAAGCGCGACCCGAGGATCCGGTCGGTCGGCGACGGCGTGCCGCCGCGCTGCACGTGCCCCAGGACGGTGACGCGCGTGTCGAACCCGGTGCGCTGCTCGATCTCGACCTTGAGCCGCTCGCCGATCGCGCCGGCGACGATCTCGCCGAACTTGCCCACCTGGGTCTCGTAGCTCATCGACGTGCCTTCCGCGGGCACCGCGCCCTCGGCGACGACGATGATCGAGAAGCTCGCGTGCGCGCGGTGGCGGTGCTTGAGGAAGCGCTCGATCTTGTCGATGTCGAACGGTGCCTCGGGCGCGAGCACGATCTCGGCGCCGCCGGCGATGCCCGCGGTCGTCGCGATCCAGCCCGCGTCGCGGCCCATGACCTCGACGATCATCACGCGGTTGTGCGACTCCGCGGTGGTGTGGATCCGGTCGACCGCCTCGGTCGCGATGTTCACGGCCGTGTCGAAGCCGATCGAGCGGTCGGTCGCCCACACGTCGTTGTCGATCGTCTTGGGGACGCCGACGATCTTCACGCCGGCCTCGGCGATCTTGCTCGCGGCGTGCAGCGTCCCGTCGCCGCCGATGCAGATGAGGGCCTCGATGCGCTCGGCCTCGAGCGTCGCGAGCACCGCGTCCATCCCGCCGCCGTTGCGGTGCGGGTGGAACCGGGCGGTGCCGAGCAGCGTGCCGCCGACGGGCAGGACGTTGCGGATGTGGCTGCGGGTCAGCGGGATCGACAGACCGTCGACCACGCCCTTCCAGCCGTTGCGAAACCCGATGATCGAGTGCCCGTACTGACCCTCGCCGTGCTTGACGACGGCGCGGATCGCCGCGTTGAGCCCGGGGACGTCGCCGCCTCCGGTGAGCAGACCGACTCGCACGCAGAACTCCTAACAGCACGACGGGGGTGGGGGACGACGTCAGCGCTCCGTCGGGTTGACGCGCAGCCAGCCTAGCCGTGACCAGCGCGACGACCTGCGCCTTCGGTCCCACGCCCGCCTCGCGCGCCGACGCTAGGTCCCCACCGAGACCCGGAACGGCTCGACCCGGCCGTCGGCGTGCTCGATCGTCACGTCACCGAAGGTCAGGTACGGGACGGTCCCGCCCGACCCCCGGTAGAAGCCCGTCGCCCGGGTGACGCGCACCGCGAGCGCGACGAGCGTCGCCGCGGTCGTCTCGTCGACCGAGAGGTCGGGCGTGGTGAAGGCGTCGTGCCCGCGTCGCAGACCCCAGTCGCGCAGCTGCTCGGCGGCGCTGCGGAGTGCCGGGGTGATGGACGGGTTGGCCCACGCCCACCGCCAGGACCCGGGTCCGGGTGCGTACGTCGCGAGGATCTGGACGGGTGCGTGCACGCGCGTGTCGGGGAAGGTCCACGTGATCGTGGCGGTGGTCTGGTCGACGGCCCAGGTGGCGCCCGACCCGAGGCCCCAGCGGTCCCGGTGCGCGGTGGCGAGGCGTTCGATCATGTCCTCGCCCTGGAGGAGCAGGTCGCTGAGCGGGAGGGTGTCGACGGGGTCGGGTTCGTCGGTGGGGCCGGTCGTCCGGCGGCGACGGAAGAGGGGCATGGCGCGGAGTGTGGCACGCCGCGTCGGGCGGCGGGCGTGTCGGGGCCTGCCGGGCGGGGGGTCAGACGCCGAGCTCGAGGGTGCGGCCGGGGATCGCGTCGAGGAGGGTGCGGGTGTAGTCGGTCTGCGGGGAGTCGAAGACGTCGTCGGCGGTGCCCTGCTCGACGATGCGCCCCTTCTCCATGACGCACACGACGTCGGCGATCTGCCGGACGACGGCGAGGTCGTGGCTGATGAAGAGGTAGGACAGCCCGAGCCGGTGCTGGAGGTCGGCGAGCAGGTGCAGGATCTGCGCCTGGACGACGACGTCGAGCGCGGAGACGGCCTCGTCGCACACGACGAGCTCGGGTTCGAGCGCGAGGGCGCGTGCGATCGCGACGCGCTGCCGCTGGCCGCCGGAGAGCTCGCCGGGGTAGCGGCGCAGGAGCTCGGCGGGGAGGGCGACGTCCTCCATGAGCGCGTGGACGCGGTCGCGGCGTTCGGCGGGCGTGCCGGTGCGGTGGGCGCGCAGCGGCTCCTCGATGGTCCGGTAGATGGTGAACAGCGGGTCGAGCGACGCGTAGGGGTCCTGGAAGATCGGCTGTACGCGGCGGCGGAACGCGACCTCGGCGGCGCGGTCGCGTCCGGAGCCGACGTCGACGCCGTCGAACCGGATGGTGCCGGACGTCGGCTCGGTGAGGCCGAGCATCATGCGCGCGACGGTCGACTTGCCGGAGCCGGACTCCCCCACGAGCGCGACGGTCCGTCCGCGCGGGACGGTGAAGCTCACGTCGTCGACGGCCGTGAAGTCGGTGGAGCGGCTGAACAGGCCGCGACCGCGGAGCTTGAAGACCTTGGTCACGTGCTCGACCTCGACGATGGCGTCGGGTCGGGGGCCGGCGTCGACCGCGGCGGGCGCGTCGACGGACGTGGTCGTGGCGCCCTCGCCGAGCGACGGTGCGAGCAGGTCGTCGGCCGCGACCTCGGTGTCGCCGGTCTCCTTGGCGATCGCGATGCGGCGTGACGCGAGCGACGGTGCCGCGGCGATGAGGCGACGCGTGTACTCGTGCTGGGGGTGCTGGAGGATCTGCCGGGCGGGGCCCTTCTCGACGACCTCGCCGCGGTACATGACGACGACGGTGTCGGCCCGCTCGGCGGCGAGGCCGAGGTCGTGCGTGATGAGCAGGACGGCGACGCCGAGGCGGGCGGTGAGGGACGTGAGGCCGTCGAGGATCGTGCGCTGCACGGTGACGTCGAGCGCGGAGGTCGGCTCGTCGGCGACGAGCAGGCGCGGCCGCGCGGACAGGCCCATCGCGATGAGCGCGCGCTGGCGCATGCCGCCGGAGAACTCGTGCGGGTACTGCTGCGCGCGCCGGGCGGCGTCGGGCAGGCCGGCCTCCTCGAGCAGCTCGACGGTGCGCGCCTGCGCGTCGGCGCCACGGGCGACGCCGTTGTCCTCGAGCGCCTCGACGATCTGCGAGCCGACGCGACGCACGGGGTTGAGGTTGGACATCGGGTCCTGCGGCACGAGGCCGATCTGCGCGCCGCGCAGCCGGCCCATCTCCGAGGGGCTCAGCCGCACGACGTCCTGACCGTCGAACAGGATCTCGCCGCCGGTCACCGAGCCGTTGGCCGCGAGCAGGCCGAGCACGGCGGCGGCCGTCGTGGACTTCCCGGAGCCGGACTCCCCGACGACGGCGACCGTCTCGCCGGGGTGGACGTCGAGGTTGACGCCGCGCAGTGCGGTGGTCTCCCCCGCGTCGGTGCGGAACCGCACCTCGAGGTCGCGCACCGAGAGCAGCGGCTCGCCGCCGAACAGACCGGTCATGCCGCTCACCGCTTCCTCGACCGGGGGTCCAGCGCCTCGCGCAGCGCCTCGCCGAACAACGTGAACCCGAGCGCGGTGATCGCGATGCACGCGCCCGGCCACAGGGCCAGCCGCGGGGCGATCTCGAGCTCGTTCTGCGCGGAGGTGAGCATGCGCCCCCACTCCGCGGTGGTCGGCGAGCCGCCGCCCAGGCCCAGGTAGGACAGTGCGGCCGCCTCGATCACGGCGGTCGCGAGCAGCAGCGTCGCCTGCACGATGACGGGCGAGACGCTGTTGGGCAGGACGTGGCTCATCGTGACCGTGCGCTTGCTCAGGCCCAGCGAGCGTGCGGCCAGCACGTAGTCCTGCCCGCGTTGGGCGAACATCGAGCCGCGCAGGAGGCGCGCGAAGATCGGGACCTGGACGACGCCGATGGCGATGACGACGGCCGCGGGCGTCTGGCCCGCGATCGCGGCGATCGACACGGCGAGCAGCAGGCTCGGCACCGCGAGCAGCAGGTCGACGAACCGCATGATGACGTTGTCGGTGGCGCCGCCGAGCCCGCCGGACAGTGCGCCGAGCACGAGGCCGCCGAGCAGGCCGAGGAGCGTCGACAGCACGCCGATGAGCAGGGAGGCGCGCGCGCCCCAGACGAGCTGGGAGAACAGGTCGGCGCCGTACCGGTCGAGCCCCAGGAGGTACTGGTCGGACGGGCCGGGGATGTACGTGGGGCGGACCTCGGCGCGCCCGGGGAGCTCGCCGGCGTCGTACGGCGCGATGAGCGGCGCGAAGATCGCGACGAGGACGAACACCACGACGATCGCGGCGCCCACGATCGCACCGGGGTTGCGGCGCAGGCGTCGGGCGGCGAGCCGCCAGTGCGAGGCGCCGGCGAGGCGTGCCTCGTCGGTCGGGCGGCCCTGGCCGAGGGGCGCGTTGGGGACCTCGTAGACCTCGGGCGCGCTCATCGCGTCGCCCGGGTGCGCGGGTCGATGAAGCCGTAGGAGACGTCGACGACGAGGTTCACGAGTGCGTACACCACCGCGATGATGAGGATGAAGCCCTGCAGGACGGCGTAGTCCAGGTTGAAGATCGCGTTCGCGAGGAAGCTCCCGATGCCCGGAAAGGCGAACACGGTCTCGGTGAGGACGGCCCCCGACAGCAGGAGGCCGACCTGCAGGCCGATGGTCGTGGCGACGGGCAGCATCGCGTTGCGCAGGATGACGCGTCGTCGCAGGCGGTCGGGTCCGAGACCCTTGGCGCGGGCGGTGCGGACGTAGTCCGCGTCCTGCACCTCGATGACGGACGACCGGGTGATGCGGGCGATGATCG
The sequence above is a segment of the Cellulomonas fimi genome. Coding sequences within it:
- a CDS encoding ABC transporter permease; the encoded protein is MSAPEVYEVPNAPLGQGRPTDEARLAGASHWRLAARRLRRNPGAIVGAAIVVVFVLVAIFAPLIAPYDAGELPGRAEVRPTYIPGPSDQYLLGLDRYGADLFSQLVWGARASLLIGVLSTLLGLLGGLVLGALSGGLGGATDNVIMRFVDLLLAVPSLLLAVSIAAIAGQTPAAVVIAIGVVQVPIFARLLRGSMFAQRGQDYVLAARSLGLSKRTVTMSHVLPNSVSPVIVQATLLLATAVIEAAALSYLGLGGGSPTTAEWGRMLTSAQNELEIAPRLALWPGACIAITALGFTLFGEALREALDPRSRKR
- a CDS encoding 6-phosphofructokinase is translated as MRVGLLTGGGDVPGLNAAIRAVVKHGEGQYGHSIIGFRNGWKGVVDGLSIPLTRSHIRNVLPVGGTLLGTARFHPHRNGGGMDAVLATLEAERIEALICIGGDGTLHAASKIAEAGVKIVGVPKTIDNDVWATDRSIGFDTAVNIATEAVDRIHTTAESHNRVMIVEVMGRDAGWIATTAGIAGGAEIVLAPEAPFDIDKIERFLKHRHRAHASFSIIVVAEGAVPAEGTSMSYETQVGKFGEIVAGAIGERLKVEIEQRTGFDTRVTVLGHVQRGGTPSPTDRILGSRFGVAAIDAISQGKTDVMTALHGECVELVPLSEVAGKVKRVPDELLAVARALA
- the rpsA gene encoding 30S ribosomal protein S1 codes for the protein MSISTPAKPATPQVAVNDIGSAEDFLAAIDATIKYFNDGDIVEGTIVKVDRDEVLLDIGYKTEGVIPSRELSIKHDVDPGEVVKVGDEVEALVLQKEDKEGRLILSKKRAQYERAWGTIEKIKEEDGVVTGTVIEVVKGGLILDIGLRGFLPASLVEMRRVRDLQPYVGKEIEAKIIELDKNRNNVVLSRRAWLEQTQSEVRSTFLQTLQKGQVRPGVVSSIVNFGAFVDLGGVDGLVHVSELSWKHIDHPSEVVEVGQEVTVEVLDVDFDRERVSLSLKATQEDPWQAFARTHAIGQVVPGKVTKLVPFGAFVRVEDGIEGLVHISELAVRHVEIPEQVVQVGDDVFVKVIDIDLERRRISLSLKQANEGFDPASEDFDPALYGMAAEYDEQGNYKYPEGFDPTTNEWLEGFESQRETWEAQYAAAHERWEAHRKQVAEAAKADAEAATSGESTGGGAVPSTYSSSTEEATGTLASDEALAALREKLTGN
- a CDS encoding dipeptide ABC transporter ATP-binding protein, which encodes MTGLFGGEPLLSVRDLEVRFRTDAGETTALRGVNLDVHPGETVAVVGESGSGKSTTAAAVLGLLAANGSVTGGEILFDGQDVVRLSPSEMGRLRGAQIGLVPQDPMSNLNPVRRVGSQIVEALEDNGVARGADAQARTVELLEEAGLPDAARRAQQYPHEFSGGMRQRALIAMGLSARPRLLVADEPTSALDVTVQRTILDGLTSLTARLGVAVLLITHDLGLAAERADTVVVMYRGEVVEKGPARQILQHPQHEYTRRLIAAAPSLASRRIAIAKETGDTEVAADDLLAPSLGEGATTTSVDAPAAVDAGPRPDAIVEVEHVTKVFKLRGRGLFSRSTDFTAVDDVSFTVPRGRTVALVGESGSGKSTVARMMLGLTEPTSGTIRFDGVDVGSGRDRAAEVAFRRRVQPIFQDPYASLDPLFTIYRTIEEPLRAHRTGTPAERRDRVHALMEDVALPAELLRRYPGELSGGQRQRVAIARALALEPELVVCDEAVSALDVVVQAQILHLLADLQHRLGLSYLFISHDLAVVRQIADVVCVMEKGRIVEQGTADDVFDSPQTDYTRTLLDAIPGRTLELGV
- a CDS encoding DUF6882 domain-containing protein, which codes for MPLFRRRRTTGPTDEPDPVDTLPLSDLLLQGEDMIERLATAHRDRWGLGSGATWAVDQTTATITWTFPDTRVHAPVQILATYAPGPGSWRWAWANPSITPALRSAAEQLRDWGLRRGHDAFTTPDLSVDETTAATLVALAVRVTRATGFYRGSGGTVPYLTFGDVTIEHADGRVEPFRVSVGT